One region of Aurantimonas sp. HBX-1 genomic DNA includes:
- a CDS encoding LysM peptidoglycan-binding domain-containing protein, with translation MQRKVVGILLVCVVLLVAIVAGYWDMLQSERLRISNRPQEAAETDVAALPPVPAADVPAAGPGETAGPSGSDANRQAPGAAGEALPDEAAPEGSSASPTTPSPTGESTAAVVEAPQERPADTGNLAESAGQGAAAVAPAPAPAPGAAGPAESAPQPTVPDAERRAAVETSTATGPEDIAADAGDAAAPAAAEPDAGADATGPLPRFDLLRVEPDGATVIAGRAAPGSRISLTDGDATVGTDTASAAGEFAIALEKPLGPGDHAIRIVATAEDGAVATSEETAIVSVPEPGRESELLAMVEAPNQASRLISVPAGQPQETAPAVVPPRSAAPSDTTQAPGAAAGNEPGLAGTGADTSAPAELAAAAPPSRTGQSEPEPAPAVPVLRVEAVEIESGKLYVAGAARPGAQVRVYIDNVLIAEDRASREGRFLVSADAPVAPGDHLVRADQLAPRGGVEMRAEVPFQRPEGTSVAMVAPLPAGSDGPAGDDAADRTGDDGTPAGRAGADSTASASPSPPDAGTTPRAPTDVPDAAAVADAATPRDAPAISAGGDAAADRTAEAAAVADRSTGEASRADAGTLAPAVPATADEQAAPEPDAPGAASPEDLVPVTRQEALTTAPGRVIIRRGDSLWRISRETYGLGSRYVVIYLANGDQIRNPHLIYPGQVFSVPVERTDAPPQGGSG, from the coding sequence ATGCAGCGGAAAGTCGTCGGAATTCTTCTGGTCTGCGTGGTCCTGCTGGTGGCGATCGTCGCCGGCTACTGGGACATGCTGCAGAGCGAGCGGCTGCGCATTTCCAATCGCCCGCAGGAAGCAGCAGAAACCGATGTCGCGGCCCTGCCGCCGGTGCCGGCAGCGGATGTCCCGGCTGCCGGGCCGGGCGAGACCGCCGGTCCGTCCGGCTCCGACGCGAACCGGCAGGCGCCGGGTGCCGCCGGCGAGGCGCTGCCCGACGAGGCCGCGCCCGAGGGCTCATCAGCGTCGCCGACTACCCCGAGCCCGACGGGCGAATCGACGGCGGCGGTGGTCGAGGCGCCGCAGGAACGCCCGGCGGACACGGGAAACCTTGCCGAGAGCGCCGGGCAGGGCGCAGCGGCCGTGGCACCGGCGCCGGCACCGGCGCCGGGCGCCGCGGGGCCAGCGGAATCAGCGCCGCAGCCGACGGTCCCGGATGCGGAGCGCCGGGCGGCGGTGGAAACATCCACGGCGACCGGCCCGGAGGACATCGCGGCCGATGCCGGCGATGCCGCGGCGCCCGCCGCAGCGGAGCCTGACGCCGGCGCGGACGCGACCGGCCCGCTGCCGCGCTTCGACCTGCTGCGGGTCGAGCCGGACGGCGCGACGGTGATCGCCGGACGGGCGGCGCCCGGCAGCCGGATATCGCTCACGGACGGCGACGCCACGGTCGGCACCGACACGGCCAGCGCCGCCGGCGAGTTCGCGATCGCGCTGGAAAAGCCGCTGGGGCCGGGCGACCATGCCATCCGGATCGTCGCCACCGCCGAGGACGGCGCCGTCGCGACCTCAGAGGAAACGGCCATCGTCTCGGTGCCGGAGCCCGGCCGCGAAAGCGAATTGCTGGCCATGGTGGAGGCGCCGAACCAGGCGTCGCGGCTGATCAGCGTTCCCGCCGGACAGCCGCAGGAGACCGCGCCGGCCGTCGTCCCGCCGCGATCGGCGGCGCCTTCCGATACGACGCAGGCACCCGGCGCCGCGGCGGGGAACGAGCCGGGTCTGGCAGGCACTGGCGCCGACACCTCGGCGCCCGCCGAATTGGCAGCGGCGGCGCCGCCGTCCCGAACCGGACAGTCTGAGCCCGAGCCGGCGCCGGCCGTGCCGGTGCTGCGTGTCGAGGCGGTGGAGATCGAGTCCGGCAAATTGTACGTCGCCGGTGCCGCGAGGCCCGGCGCGCAGGTGCGCGTCTATATCGACAACGTGCTGATCGCCGAGGACCGGGCGAGCCGCGAAGGCCGCTTCCTGGTGAGTGCGGATGCCCCGGTGGCGCCAGGCGATCACCTGGTGCGCGCCGACCAGCTGGCGCCAAGGGGCGGCGTCGAGATGCGCGCGGAAGTGCCGTTCCAGCGGCCGGAGGGGACGTCCGTGGCGATGGTGGCGCCGCTCCCGGCCGGCTCCGACGGGCCTGCCGGAGACGATGCGGCCGATCGCACCGGCGACGACGGGACGCCAGCCGGCCGGGCTGGCGCGGATAGCACCGCGAGCGCCTCGCCATCGCCGCCTGACGCCGGCACGACGCCGCGTGCCCCGACCGACGTACCGGACGCAGCGGCGGTGGCGGACGCAGCGACGCCACGTGACGCGCCGGCGATTTCCGCCGGCGGCGACGCCGCCGCCGATCGGACGGCCGAGGCCGCGGCCGTGGCGGACAGGAGCACGGGAGAGGCTTCCCGTGCCGATGCCGGCACGTTGGCTCCTGCCGTGCCGGCGACAGCGGACGAACAGGCCGCTCCGGAGCCGGACGCGCCGGGCGCTGCATCGCCGGAGGATCTGGTGCCGGTGACGCGGCAGGAAGCGCTGACCACGGCGCCGGGGCGGGTGATCATCAGGCGCGGCGACTCGCTCTGGCGGATCTCGCGGGAGACCTACGGGCTGGGCAGCCGCTACGTGGTGATCTATCTCGCCAATGGCGATCAGATCCGGAACCCGCATCTGATCTATCCGGGGCAGGTATTCAGCGTTCCCGTCGAACGCACCGACGCGCCGCCACAAGGCGGCAGCGGCTAG
- a CDS encoding HNH endonuclease, whose product MAVTSGPAEDAPEALAPPYTLETPPSPAVEYECGDVTYRSGFRLPAGREDAWLAYDSADFPGRLWLAAENTHGRFYAALASPGITAEIGWPSVDMPGPGLKRYAFRNLTALMYGLKRVYELGVSLPDTPLDQFRKAAKDLPRTTEAERLVVQRVGQDVFREALMAYWSRRCAVTGVEHPRLLRASHIIPWAECGDKERLDVHNGLLLAAHLDAAFEAHLIGFDAEGTIRFSPRLSEPDRTRLGLDSAMRLRRTEAKTAERLARHLQRVLAQSESCEVAAGEFDVIR is encoded by the coding sequence ATGGCCGTGACCAGCGGACCTGCCGAGGACGCGCCCGAGGCTCTCGCCCCGCCCTACACCCTCGAAACGCCGCCGAGCCCGGCGGTCGAATACGAGTGCGGGGACGTCACCTATCGCAGCGGCTTCCGGCTGCCGGCGGGGCGCGAGGACGCTTGGCTCGCCTATGACAGCGCCGACTTTCCGGGCCGGCTGTGGCTCGCGGCCGAGAACACCCATGGCCGCTTCTACGCCGCTTTGGCCTCGCCTGGCATAACCGCCGAGATCGGCTGGCCGAGCGTCGACATGCCGGGGCCGGGGCTGAAGCGCTACGCCTTCCGCAATCTCACCGCGCTGATGTACGGACTGAAGCGGGTCTACGAGCTCGGCGTCTCGCTGCCCGACACGCCGCTGGACCAGTTCCGCAAGGCGGCGAAAGACCTGCCGCGAACGACCGAGGCCGAGCGCCTCGTCGTCCAGCGCGTTGGCCAGGACGTTTTTCGCGAGGCGCTGATGGCCTACTGGTCGCGCCGCTGCGCAGTGACCGGCGTCGAACACCCGCGGCTTCTGCGCGCCAGCCATATCATCCCCTGGGCGGAATGCGGCGACAAGGAGCGGCTCGACGTCCACAACGGTCTCCTGCTTGCCGCTCATCTCGACGCCGCCTTCGAAGCCCATCTCATTGGCTTCGACGCGGAGGGTACAATCCGCTTCTCGCCGCGCCTGTCCGAGCCCGACCGAACGCGCCTCGGCCTCGACTCAGCGATGCGCCTCCGCCGGACGGAGGCGAAGACGGCCGAACGCCTCGCGCGGCACCTGCAGCGAGTACTGGCGCAAAGTGAAAGCTGTGAGGTGGCGGCAGGCGAGTTTGACGTTATTCGCTAA
- a CDS encoding McrC family protein, producing the protein MPFYTVREWDNLAYGEGEGQIPSRHADRLAALAARSTFAGRGGNGVLEHGRHALRARGVVGILAAGEASLEILPKIDVAPGDTTDQQNAVIRKRLVHMLAVALDLKIDLGVIADLAWQRETLLEILIRIFCEKLTEALRKGMPRRYVNREDDLPTLRGQLDIIRQFTRHAVNPTRLACRFDLLSEDTPLNRIMKAAVMRLARLSRRAANQQRLRELAFVYADVTDVPVSALRWDQVVIDRTNRSWQELFAMARLFLQNRYQTTTGGAGQGTALLFEMNALFEEYVGRLIVRALAGTGLTVSLQGGRLFCLSAHDNGRALFQTKPDILIRQGGRVTHVIDTKWKRISARIDDPKQGVSQADVYQMMAYAQLYRAPRLTLLYPHHPGLGAEDAVHGRFSITGHTTILETASIDVAHNANTLTRLRRLLIGDLGAGLTADKVSDYTSYS; encoded by the coding sequence ATGCCCTTTTACACGGTTCGGGAATGGGACAACCTCGCGTATGGCGAAGGCGAAGGGCAGATTCCTTCCCGCCACGCCGACAGGTTGGCCGCACTGGCAGCCCGCTCGACTTTTGCCGGTCGCGGAGGCAACGGCGTGCTTGAACATGGCCGGCACGCCTTGCGCGCCCGCGGCGTGGTCGGAATCCTGGCAGCGGGCGAGGCGAGCCTGGAGATCCTGCCCAAGATCGATGTGGCGCCCGGTGACACAACCGATCAGCAGAATGCGGTGATCCGCAAGCGCCTTGTGCATATGCTGGCCGTTGCGCTCGATCTCAAGATTGATCTCGGCGTCATCGCTGATCTCGCCTGGCAGCGCGAAACCCTGCTGGAGATTCTAATCCGCATCTTCTGCGAGAAGCTAACCGAAGCCCTGCGCAAAGGGATGCCGCGCCGCTATGTCAACCGCGAAGACGATCTGCCGACCCTGCGTGGCCAGCTCGACATCATCCGTCAGTTCACCCGCCATGCCGTCAATCCCACGCGTCTTGCCTGCCGCTTCGATCTTTTGTCCGAAGACACGCCGCTCAACCGGATCATGAAAGCGGCAGTGATGCGCCTGGCGCGCCTCTCACGGCGCGCCGCCAACCAGCAACGTCTGCGCGAGCTTGCCTTCGTCTATGCCGATGTTACCGACGTGCCGGTTTCCGCGCTGCGCTGGGATCAGGTTGTGATAGACCGCACCAACCGGTCCTGGCAGGAGCTCTTCGCTATGGCCCGGCTTTTCTTGCAGAACCGCTATCAGACGACCACGGGCGGCGCCGGTCAGGGCACTGCCTTGCTGTTTGAGATGAATGCGCTGTTTGAGGAATATGTCGGGCGCTTGATTGTCCGGGCGCTGGCAGGGACCGGGCTCACCGTTTCGCTGCAAGGCGGCCGGCTGTTCTGCCTGAGCGCCCACGACAACGGACGCGCCCTGTTCCAGACTAAGCCCGACATCCTGATCCGCCAGGGTGGCAGGGTCACCCATGTCATCGACACCAAGTGGAAGCGGATATCCGCGCGGATCGATGATCCCAAGCAAGGTGTCTCGCAGGCCGATGTCTATCAAATGATGGCCTATGCGCAGCTCTATCGCGCCCCGCGGTTGACGCTGCTCTATCCCCATCATCCCGGCCTCGGCGCCGAAGACGCAGTTCACGGGCGCTTTTCCATCACCGGACACACCACAATCCTGGAGACCGCGAGTATCGACGTGGCGCACAACGCTAACACGCTCACGCGGCTTCGGCGCCTACTAATCGGGGATCTAGGTGCAGGTCTAACAGCCGATAAAGTGTCGGATTACACTTCTTACAGTTGA
- a CDS encoding AAA family ATPase, producing the protein MTGSDDDEEAASVGFRLETVPGIFRRIAKRAETGLGKKAISNRITTEGRQIYKMSVGFSRHAGDQELFEQVIEGGYTLLDWEDIDWSDPKYENAEEILKACEAQGKIEGPVTLQSGQVSITETFRNRLKAGDIIVVSKGNRLIRAIGEVTGQYEYYPRSDGKFAHRRAVRWLWHDPAGVPVTEIYDGNFTMRSLYGLRKERLNIPALERYMNSAIKEADAQVEREAFVLIIDEINRANISKVFGELITLLEPDKRLGQANALRVHLPYSGDEFGVPANLHIIGTMNTADRSIALLDTALRRRFTFRELMPNVGELRQGLAAKGIEAANLDGIDLCKLLQIINERIEYLFDRENQIGHAYFTSCRSRADVEAVMRHKVIPLLAEYFHEDWSKVAAVLGDDNGTNGSHFLEAKRLAAPAGFADDELGGDKMSWSVKADFDFSDFSA; encoded by the coding sequence ATGACCGGATCCGACGACGATGAGGAAGCCGCCTCTGTAGGATTCCGGCTGGAAACTGTGCCCGGGATATTCCGGCGCATCGCGAAGCGGGCCGAAACCGGACTCGGTAAGAAAGCGATAAGCAATAGAATAACGACGGAGGGCCGCCAGATTTACAAGATGTCGGTGGGATTCAGTAGGCATGCTGGCGACCAAGAGCTATTCGAGCAAGTGATCGAAGGCGGTTACACTCTCCTTGACTGGGAGGATATCGACTGGAGCGACCCAAAGTACGAAAACGCTGAGGAGATTCTGAAAGCATGCGAGGCACAAGGCAAGATCGAAGGGCCTGTCACCCTACAGTCTGGTCAAGTATCGATCACGGAAACGTTTCGTAATCGTCTTAAGGCGGGCGATATTATTGTAGTCTCGAAAGGGAACAGGTTGATCCGCGCCATAGGCGAGGTGACCGGACAGTACGAGTATTATCCACGATCGGATGGGAAATTTGCTCACAGACGTGCCGTCCGCTGGCTCTGGCACGATCCTGCAGGCGTTCCCGTTACCGAGATCTATGACGGCAATTTCACGATGCGGTCGCTCTACGGGCTGAGAAAGGAGCGGCTCAATATTCCCGCCCTTGAGCGATACATGAACAGCGCGATCAAGGAAGCCGATGCCCAGGTTGAACGGGAGGCCTTCGTGCTGATCATCGACGAGATCAACCGGGCCAATATTTCCAAGGTTTTCGGCGAGCTGATCACGCTCCTGGAACCCGATAAGCGTCTGGGTCAGGCCAATGCGCTCAGAGTGCATTTGCCGTATTCGGGGGATGAATTTGGCGTGCCGGCCAACCTCCATATTATCGGCACGATGAACACGGCGGACCGCTCGATCGCGCTACTCGACACCGCCTTGCGCCGCCGCTTTACCTTCCGCGAGCTGATGCCCAACGTCGGAGAACTGCGCCAGGGCCTGGCGGCCAAGGGGATTGAAGCCGCGAACCTCGACGGAATCGATCTGTGCAAGCTGCTCCAAATCATCAATGAGCGGATCGAATATCTATTCGATCGCGAAAACCAGATCGGCCACGCCTACTTCACCAGCTGCCGCTCCCGCGCCGATGTCGAGGCCGTCATGCGTCACAAGGTCATCCCGCTCTTGGCAGAGTATTTCCATGAGGATTGGTCGAAGGTCGCCGCGGTACTGGGCGATGACAACGGCACCAATGGCTCGCATTTCCTCGAGGCCAAACGATTGGCGGCGCCGGCCGGCTTCGCCGATGATGAACTGGGCGGCGACAAGATGAGCTGGAGCGTGAAGGCAGATTTCGACTTTTCGGATTTTTCTGCCTGA
- a CDS encoding DNA/RNA non-specific endonuclease, producing the protein MGTDLNYRPRLGDMRLLVVAGAFSSTEAVLEARRKEPRITRAETLGDRKGYDPGFLGDLVVPLPTPEGLRAEDVLGVEGADGGRLDYTHFSVVMSRSRRIAMFVAVNIDGSTSRSIERGSDKWFLDGRIPIDAQVGEELYAENLLDRGHLVRREDPNWGPDAEVANDDTFHFTNCAPQMGAFNQRTWLSLEDYVLKNTRRWGERVTVFTGPVFRDDDRFYRHVRIPTAFWKVIAFVNDAGRPSATAYIVDQVRQLGDLEAAFGAFQTYQRSVRYIEALTELNFGSLCDFDGFSNEERATGTSIEAVLRGPDGIRV; encoded by the coding sequence ATGGGTACTGATTTGAATTATCGTCCTCGTCTCGGTGACATGCGTCTACTGGTCGTGGCGGGCGCCTTCTCCAGCACAGAGGCTGTCCTAGAGGCGCGCCGGAAAGAGCCGCGGATCACCCGAGCCGAAACGCTCGGAGACCGGAAGGGTTACGATCCGGGCTTCCTCGGAGATCTCGTCGTTCCCCTTCCCACGCCCGAGGGCCTTCGGGCCGAAGACGTTCTGGGGGTTGAGGGCGCGGATGGAGGCCGCCTCGACTACACCCACTTCTCAGTCGTCATGTCGCGGTCGAGGAGAATCGCGATGTTCGTCGCCGTGAACATCGACGGCAGCACTTCGCGTTCCATTGAACGCGGTAGTGACAAGTGGTTTCTCGACGGACGCATCCCGATTGATGCGCAGGTCGGTGAAGAACTCTACGCCGAGAACCTGCTAGACCGCGGTCATCTCGTTCGCCGGGAAGATCCGAACTGGGGACCAGACGCGGAAGTCGCGAACGACGACACCTTCCACTTCACGAATTGCGCTCCTCAGATGGGCGCGTTCAACCAGCGGACCTGGCTGAGCCTGGAAGATTATGTCCTAAAGAATACCCGCCGTTGGGGGGAGCGGGTCACCGTCTTCACCGGACCCGTATTCCGCGACGACGACCGCTTCTATCGGCACGTTCGGATTCCGACCGCGTTCTGGAAGGTGATCGCTTTCGTCAACGATGCCGGCCGCCCCTCAGCAACCGCCTATATCGTGGACCAAGTGCGGCAGCTAGGAGATCTGGAAGCTGCATTTGGCGCATTCCAGACATATCAACGCAGCGTACGCTACATCGAGGCCCTTACGGAACTCAACTTCGGCTCACTATGTGACTTCGACGGTTTTTCGAATGAGGAGCGTGCGACAGGAACGAGCATCGAAGCTGTGCTGCGCGGCCCTGACGGAATACGTGTCTAA
- a CDS encoding serine protease — translation MATDAELRSIAEGIRTPEPVFAEAYEEVRAAHGGGSLSDSFMVLKIIKSPGELLFEKVLKVARDRGWLEIFLGRLAAVVDGAEDRRPSEAARVTLQAILNPGMGLPDASSLNKEIATAVRRLCRITVTTGAGHIKMGTGFLVGPQAVLTAGHLVTDLVDAAGQPLPDVFQQVEVTFDHFAGATKRTSTGLAEDWLIGFSKVHPSEQPGASILDFERADPAGFDAHLDYAALRLASTVGGIRGYYRLERDRLPRVGANETNYVLVLQHPGGHPLKYAHGQGTRLWPDTCRTRLHHNANAMVGSSGGLILDAEHKPVALHQCGISAQDGTAIVNGAIPTACIAAANDDTFMSVVGFDPIFRTVSGQPVIGREEFQRKVLLTITGEKRILVVRGAEKTGKTFSTEIMNQMLGGAEHKIVALSASELPADASALAALILTNAGVSDAAFVLPKPEDSDTARYAWIRDKLVPALVEKLRAEAGSRVLWLIIDDLEKHFVPETSARVLLERLYHDIGLLPFLRICLIGLSGAVPAAPPELVADETTRSLDIEEIADYLNRRVVDAGAEVLLGAIEQAAKSIINDAAAAAGPQVENVAQLAARRAAELILGDHR, via the coding sequence ATGGCCACTGACGCCGAGCTGCGCAGCATCGCGGAGGGAATCCGCACCCCCGAGCCGGTATTCGCCGAAGCCTATGAAGAGGTACGCGCGGCTCATGGCGGCGGATCGCTATCCGACAGCTTCATGGTGCTCAAGATCATCAAGAGCCCCGGCGAGCTCCTCTTTGAAAAAGTGTTGAAGGTAGCGCGGGACAGGGGATGGCTGGAGATATTTCTCGGCCGGCTTGCGGCGGTGGTAGACGGCGCGGAGGATCGTAGGCCGTCGGAGGCGGCGCGGGTGACGCTGCAGGCCATCCTCAATCCCGGCATGGGACTTCCGGATGCCTCCTCACTCAATAAGGAGATTGCCACGGCGGTGCGTCGCCTTTGCCGGATCACCGTCACGACAGGCGCTGGGCATATCAAGATGGGAACCGGCTTTCTCGTCGGCCCTCAGGCAGTGCTGACGGCCGGCCACCTAGTGACGGACCTCGTCGACGCCGCTGGCCAGCCGTTGCCGGACGTGTTTCAACAGGTCGAAGTAACGTTCGATCATTTCGCGGGGGCAACCAAACGCACATCGACCGGTCTCGCCGAAGATTGGCTGATCGGTTTCAGCAAGGTTCATCCGTCGGAGCAGCCAGGCGCTTCTATTTTAGATTTCGAGCGGGCGGACCCGGCGGGGTTCGACGCTCACCTCGACTACGCGGCACTCCGGCTGGCGAGCACCGTCGGAGGAATCCGTGGATATTACCGGCTGGAAAGGGATCGGTTACCAAGAGTGGGTGCCAACGAGACGAACTACGTCCTCGTGCTGCAGCACCCGGGAGGGCACCCCCTCAAGTACGCACATGGACAGGGCACTAGGCTGTGGCCAGATACATGCCGCACAAGGCTTCACCACAATGCAAACGCGATGGTTGGCTCGTCGGGCGGGCTAATCCTAGACGCCGAGCATAAGCCCGTCGCTCTGCACCAATGCGGGATTTCCGCTCAGGACGGCACCGCGATCGTCAATGGCGCGATACCCACTGCGTGCATCGCAGCAGCTAATGACGACACGTTCATGTCTGTCGTCGGTTTCGATCCGATTTTCCGCACAGTTTCGGGTCAGCCTGTGATTGGTCGCGAGGAATTCCAGCGGAAGGTATTGCTCACGATTACCGGCGAAAAGCGCATCCTCGTCGTTCGCGGCGCAGAGAAGACTGGGAAAACGTTTAGCACTGAGATCATGAACCAGATGCTCGGGGGCGCTGAGCACAAGATTGTAGCTCTTTCGGCGTCTGAACTTCCGGCAGACGCGTCCGCGCTTGCCGCATTGATCCTAACGAACGCAGGAGTCTCCGATGCCGCGTTCGTCCTGCCGAAGCCGGAAGACAGTGATACCGCCCGCTACGCCTGGATAAGGGACAAGCTCGTTCCCGCTCTTGTCGAGAAGCTCCGCGCCGAAGCCGGTTCCCGTGTCCTGTGGCTCATCATCGATGATCTGGAAAAGCACTTCGTGCCTGAAACATCCGCACGTGTTCTGCTCGAGAGGCTCTATCACGACATTGGTCTGCTGCCTTTCCTGCGCATCTGCTTGATTGGCCTGTCTGGCGCCGTTCCTGCTGCGCCACCCGAACTCGTTGCGGACGAGACCACCCGATCTTTAGACATCGAGGAAATTGCGGATTACCTGAACCGACGCGTTGTCGATGCGGGAGCGGAGGTGTTGCTAGGAGCCATCGAGCAGGCGGCGAAATCGATCATCAACGACGCGGCAGCCGCGGCGGGTCCGCAGGTCGAGAACGTGGCGCAACTGGCAGCGAGGCGCGCGGCGGAGCTGATTTTGGGAGATCACCGGTGA